A single Triticum dicoccoides isolate Atlit2015 ecotype Zavitan chromosome 2A, WEW_v2.0, whole genome shotgun sequence DNA region contains:
- the LOC119357233 gene encoding uncharacterized protein LOC119357233 has product MDRHGQHHRLVTMPREGEAASSYAGGGVDVVAREAAAQALGAVVQLHFDKTVEKKRSADAQKQELWRLFLAFFLFLALVLSAVSGGGRLQCRHLWAPAGLLSLAHLAFYAAVAHHLRCLNGFRYQRRCHKLTLALAADRLRMLKSAGEVVAAADVEVPYQEPHDTYLAKFKRSWAIHFAFLIATFAFSVAAAVAVLCF; this is encoded by the exons ATGGATCGGCACGGGCAGCACCACCGGCTGGTGACGATGCCGCGGGAGGGGGAGGCGGCTTCCTCCTACGCGGGAGGGGGCGTGGACGTggtggcgcgggaggcggcggcgcaggcgcTGGGGGCGGTGGTGCAGCTGCACTTCGACAAGACGGTGGAGAAGAAGCGCAGCGCCGACGCGCAGAAGCAGGAGCTCTGGCGCCTCTTCCtcgccttcttcctcttcctcgcgctcgtcctctccgccgtctccGGCGGGGGCCGCCTCCAGTGCCGCCACCTCTGGGCCCCCGCGGgcctcctctccctcgcccacCTCGCCTTCTACGCCGCCGTCGCGCACCACCTCCGATGCCTCAACGGCTTCAG GTACCAGCGGCGGTGCCACAAGCTGACGCTGGCGCTGGCGGCGGACCGGCTGCGGATGCTCAAGTCggcgggggaggtggtggcggccgCCGACGTGGAGGTGCCCTACCAGGAGCCGCACGACACCTACCTCGCCAAGTTCAAGCGCAGCTGGGCCATCCACTTCGCCTTCCTCATCGccaccttcgccttctccgtcgccgccgccgtcgcagtcCTCTGCTTCTAG